A DNA window from Macadamia integrifolia cultivar HAES 741 chromosome 4, SCU_Mint_v3, whole genome shotgun sequence contains the following coding sequences:
- the LOC122076017 gene encoding serine/threonine protein phosphatase 2A 57 kDa regulatory subunit B' theta isoform-like has translation MIKQILGRLPRKPSKSAENRELGGSSGPSSNSSASSRSNDLVNSRPVNPNSASLPAPDFCASNSGVNHGNKLSQVVNSKLNGNSATSSYEALPSFRDVPNSEKQNLFIRKLNLCCVVFDFTDPTKSLKEKEIKRQTLLELVDYVTAANGKFTEIVMQEIIKMVSANLFRAFTSPQRENKVPEAFDLEEEEPLMDPAWPHLQVVYEFLLRFVASPETDAKLAKRYIDHSFVLRLLDLFESEDPREREYLKTILHRIYGKFMVHRPFIRKAINNIFYRFIFETEKHNGIAELLEILGSIINGFALPLKEEHKLFLVRALIPLHKPKCIPMYHQQLSYCITQFVEKDCKLADTVIRGLLKYWPITNSSKEVMFLGELEEVLEATQPPEFQRCMVPLFRQIAHCLSSSHFQVAERALFLWNNDHIEDLIKQNCKVILPIIFPALEKNARSHWNQAVQSLTVNVRKIFSDLDPDLFEECLVKFQEDEANEKEIKAKRDATWKRLEEIASSKAASNEAVLVPRVLSPYTSVG, from the exons ATGATCAAACAGATACTTGGTAGGCTCCCTCGGAAGCCATCTAAGTCGGCTGAAAATCGTGAATTAGGTGGATCTTCGGGTccttcttcaaattcttctgCTAGTTCAAGAAGCAATGATCTAGTAAATAGCCGGCCTGTTAACCCAAACAGTGCATCTCTTCCAGCCCCTGatttttgtgcttcaaattCTGGGGTCAATCATGGGAATAAGCTTTCACAAGTTGTAAACTCAAAGCTTAATGGAAATTCTGCAACTTCTTCCTATGAGGCATTGCCTAGTTTTAGGGATGTCCCCAACTCCGAGAAGCAGAACTTGTTTATCAGAAAGCTGAACTTATGTTGTGTCGTGTTTGACTTCACTGACCCAACAAAGAGcctgaaagaaaaggaaatcaaGCGGCAGACACTTCTAGAACTCGTGGATTATGTTACTGCTGCAAATGGGAAGTTTACAGAGATAGTCATgcaagaaataataaaaatggtaTCAGCGAATTTATTTAGAGCATTCACATCCCCTCAACGTGAGAACAAGGTTCCAgaggcttttgatttggaagaGGAGGAACCTTTAATGGACCCTGCGTGGCCACACCTGCAAGTTGTGTATGAATTCCTTCTTAGGTTTGTTGCATCACCTGAGACAGATGCAAAGTTAGCCAAGAGGTATATCGATCACTCATTTGTTCTCAGGTTGCTAGATCTCTTTGAGTCCGAGGATCCTAGAGAGAGGGAGTATTTGAAAACAATTCTTCACCGCATATATGGAAAATTTATGGTACACCGCCCATTCATCCGGAAAGCTATCAATAACATCTTCTACCGTTttatttttgaaacagaaaagcATAATGGGATTGCAGAGTTGTTAGAGATTTTGGGCAGTATAATCAACGGGTTTGCCCTACCGCTGAAGGAAGAACACAAACTATTTCTCGTTCGAGCCCTGATTCCTCTTCACAAACCAAAATGCATACCCATGTACCATCAGCAGCTGTCTTATTGCATTACACAATTTGTAGAAAAAGACTGTAAGCTTGCCGATACTGTTATAAGGGGTCTATTGAAGTATTGGCCAATCACTAATAGTTCAAAAGAGGTCATGTTCTTAGGTGAGCTGGAGGAGGTTTTGGAAGCGACCCAACCTCCCGAGTTCCAGCGCTGTATGGTCCCGTTGTTTCGCCAGATCGCTCATTGTTTGAGCAGTTCACACTTTCAG GTGGCAGAAAGGGCTTTGTTCTTATGGAACAATGATCATATCGAGGATTTAATCAAACAAAACTGCAAAGTAATACTGCCCATCATCTTCCCTGCCTTGGAGAAAAATGCAAGAAGCCACTGGAATCAAGCAGTTCAGAGCTTGACAGTGAATGTACGCAAGATCTTCTCTGATCTTGATCCTGATCTATTTGAGGAGTGCTTGGTCAAGTTTCAGGAGGATGAAGCAAACGAGAAGGAGATTAAAGCTAAACGGGACGCCACCTGGAAGCGCTTAGAAGAGATTGCTTCGTCAAAAGCTGCAAGTAACGAAGCCGTTCTTGTTCCTCGAGTATTATCCCCCTATACATCTGTGGGCTAG
- the LOC122076019 gene encoding cysteine proteinase COT44-like, protein MATVFFFFAVLCLLSFPSTSSASPGDTVIEVADEDVKCEIALLALYRRWLAVHRPHEYDLRNKGQRWGHENTLLKRFQIFQNNVWFIHASNKRSNITYTLGLNKFADLSNEEFRARYTTPARQMLLQHQSMKQHFSYENVREPLPAFIDWRKRGAVTGVKDQGPCGSCWAFSTVAAVEGINQIRTGKLVSLSEQELIDCDKKVNEGCNGGLMDYAFQFIVENGGISWESDYPYTASDNICNITKKNPHTVSIDGYEDVPANSPNALMRAVSHQPVSVAIEAGGLEFQFYTKGVFNGFCGTDLDHGVAIIGYGKTEKGIEYWIVKNSWGSDWGENGYIRIRSNSKEGLCGINMMASYPIKSTPNPTARTNAILFNSHTGGDSGQFLTS, encoded by the exons ATGGCCACtgtattctttttctttgctgTGTTGTGTCTACTTTCATTCCCATCTACCTCCTCTGCATCTCCTGGTGATACTGTCATAGAAGTTGCTGATGAAGATGTTAAATGTGAGATAGCCCTGTTAGCATTATATAGAAGATGGCTCGCCGTCCATCGACCCCATGAGTATGATCTCCGAAACAAAGGTCAACGTTGGGGCCATGAGAACACATTACTGAAGAGATTCCAAATCTTTCAAAACAATGTGTGGTTCATTCACGCAAGTAATAAAAGGAGTAACATCACTTACACTCTGGGTCTCAATAAATTTGCAGATTTGAGTAATGAAGAATTTCGAGCAAGGTACACTACACCTGCTCGGCAAATGCTTCTGCAACATCAGTCCATGAAGCAACACTTCAGTTATGAGAATGTTAGGGAACCACTGCCAGCCTTCATCGATTGGAGGAAGAGAGGAGCCGTCACTGGAGTCAAAGACCAAGGTCCATGTG GGAGCTGCTGGGCTTTTTCCACGGTTGCCGCGGTTGAGGGGATCAACCAAATCAGAACAGGAAAGTTGGTTTCCTTGTCTGAGCAAGAGCTAATCGACTGTGATAAGAAAGTAAATGAAGGGTGCAATGGTGGGCTTATGGATTATGCTTTCCAGTTCATTGTTGAGAATGGAGGAATTAGCTGGGAGAGTGATTATCCTTACACTGCTAGTGACAACATATGCAATATAACAAAG AAGAATCCACATACGGTCTCCATTGATGGTTATGAAGATGTTCCAGCCAACAGTCCCAATGCACTTATGAGAGCTGTCTCTCATCAGCCTGTTTCGGTTGCAATAGAAGCTGGGGGGCTTGAATTTCAGTTCTACACCAAG GGAGTATTTAATGGGTTCTGTGGAACAGACCTTGATCATGGGGTTGCAATCATTGGATATGGGAAAACAGAAAAAGGGATCGAGTATTGGATTGTGAAGAACTCATGGGGATCTGATTGGGGAGAGAATGGATATATCCGGATAAGAAGCAACTCTAAGGAGGGATTGTGTGGGATAAACATGATGGCATCATATCCAATCAAATCCACCCCCAATCCTACAGCCAGAACAAATGCAATCCTGTTCAACTCACACACTGGCGGCGATTCTGGGCAATTTCTTacatcatga